Genomic segment of Camarhynchus parvulus chromosome 1A, STF_HiC, whole genome shotgun sequence:
TACCAGATGGGGTCCTAGAATTTCACAAAGTCAAACTCAATGCAGATAGcttgaaacagaaaatcctCAAGGTTACAGAGCAAATCAAGGTTGAACAAACAGCTCGAGATGGAAACGTGGCTGAGTATTTGAAACTGGTGAACAGTGCAGATAAGCAGCAGGCTGGGCGCATTAAGCAAGTCTTTGAGAAAAAGAACCAGAAATCTGCCCACTCCATTGCCCAGCTGCAGAAGAAATTGGAACAGTATCACAAAAAGCTCAAGGATATTGAACAAAATGGATCTTCCAAAGCTACCAAGGATACTTCCAAAGATAACTTGAAAGATGTTCAACATGGAAAGTCTCGTAGCACTGGGcatggagcagagagcagcaagtCGGGTGTGCCAGGTGTATCTCTGACACCCCCTGTCTTTGTTTTCAGCAAGTCCAGAGAGTTTGCCAACCTGATCCGAAACAAATTTGGTAGTGCAGACAACATTGCTCATCTCAAAAATACCCTGGATGAATTTCGGCCAGAAACAAGTTCTAGAACCTACGGGGGTAGTGCCACCATTGTTGCCAAACCAAAGTATGTTAGTGATGATGAATGCTCAAGTGGCACCTCTGGATCAGCAGACAGCAACGGGAATACTTCCTTTAGTCCTGCTGTGGCAAACACCCTGGACAGCCAAGGAAAGCTTTCCATGATTTTGGAGGAACTAAGGGAAATCAAGGAGACACAGTCCCAATTAGCTGATGATATTGAGAATTTAAAAACCCAATTTAAAAGAGACTATGCCTTTATTTCTCAGATGCTACAAGAGGAAAGatttaggtattttttttaactgttctcttgaaattacttttgaaTGGGTGTAGAAACTATTTGGAaagtgtgtgtttctgtgtgacAGAGAGAGATTTcagaagcaagaggaaaaaataattccaatcAGTATCTAGTACCAACATGTTTAATTCCTTCCAACAACTGAAAATACACatagaatatttatatttcctgTCAAATGGTGTAGTGCCCTTTGCTTTTTGTCAAAGGCTGGTCAGAAAACTCTCTCCTCTGTCATACTTTTTATGTGAATTATATGAGTACTGTGTGTAGGAGATGCCAATGGTTTTGTAGCTGGTGAAAGGATTCTCATCTAATGTGACTCAAAAAAGCTAATCAGTCTGTGGTGCAGCAGAATTGACTGATAATTATACCCTTGACTCCTGAGTACCTTGTCCAAATACTTCTCACACACATTGCTGTCTTGTGGATGCAATGTCACCTTGTACCCTGGTGTAACACACGCTGGGAGATGTAGTTTGAAGTGCTGTAGCACAACTTCATCTTGCATTTGTTACATGACAATTAATTCCTTTATCATCCTCTGTGAGAAGTGGATAATATGTTCTACAGAGGGCTTTCACCTGCTGTACCTATATCCCATTTTTCTTATGGCTTGTGAAGGTGACAGTCAATTCTTGAAGTCTTTACTATGCCACTGGGCAAAATCTTGGTATGAAGGGCAATATTTCATGTCTCCCTTGCTTAAATAGTTCTTGAACTACAATGAAAGGCTTGATATCTTGTGGTAATATAGGGAGGAAAGAACAATGAAAGGCCTGCTGAACTTCTGGCTTGGTTTCAGGAGAAGGCAGAGTGGCCTTTTCTGACAGCTCTCTGCCAGTAATATCTCAAGCCTCCTGCTACCCATTTCTAGACAATTTTGCCTCCATCATTTTTGTGCTGACTGCAGTGTTTGCCTGTTAGTGTGTCAAATCGAGTGGCAAACTCACAAAAAAGATTTCTAGCTTGCTGGTGGTTTACTTGAACTGCTTTACCATGTAGAAATATGCCAGAACAGACTGTACATAAATGGCAGAACCCTGCAGTTGTGTATGAGAGAGAACATATTTTTCCTGTCATTACTGGTGAGCTATTAACTGGCTCAAACTTACTTATGAAGCCGTATCTTCTTGGCTAAATGAAGAGTGAAAAATGTGACTTGGATATCCTTAGGCACTGtttatatttcatataattTGCCAATGATGtacaaatatttgctttttagcACCTACTGCCAGCAAGAAACACTCAGAAAAGGCTTTCAGATTGCTGAATAAATGTTTATGGGAAGTTTGCAAAGTTTTTACTGATTTCTATATGTGCTTTGTAATGCCAGTCAGATGAATTCACCATATGCTGAGAAATTACCTTTTAAAATGTGCAGTTGTTTTCATGACTTGCATTACTTGAATAGAAGGCACTAAATTTAGGCTTCTTTTCCTAATAAGATATGAAAGACTGGAAGACCAGTTAAATGACCTCACTGACCTTCATCAACATGAGACAGCAAACTTGAAACAAGAGCTAGCCAGCATAGAGGAGAAGGTGGCATATCAGGCCTACGAGCGATCACGAGATGTTCAGGTACTTATTTTGCTTATCATAATCTTCTAACTTTTTGTGGAGATCTTGTACCATGAAACACTTGcatttttctgcatattttaaaatcaggaaTATGGGAAAATATGTAAGCTTTGAACATGTTTGTAAGCTTAAGAacatgttttctctgttttaaggGGAAAACCCAGCACACTGAATCAGTGACAGTCTCCATTTGTTTCTCTggattcaggtttttttttctgctgaaactGATGATATGGCCCAGGCAGAATTGTGGTGGAAGAGTGGCCTGTTTTAAGTTCTTtcacagaggaggaaggaatCAAGTCTCCTTGTATTGTATGGCATAACACTTCTGACAATGTCCTGACATAAACTTCTTGCTCAGACTTTGAGCTTAGGGTAAAAACTAAGAGAAGTAGACTTGTAGATTTGCCAGTTATAATTAAAGAGTTTTAAGCCATAGTCACAACAACCTCTGTAATCAAAGCTGTGGGGTGTTTTCACCTTAGTGATCAGTTGTAGTCATGTCTGACTTCAATCAAAAACCAGTATTAATGTCTACAAGTATGTCCTGACAGCATGTAGTTACATATGTAGTTGAATATTTTATACAACACAAGCACTTACATAATGCATAATATTTCCACTCAAAGTCTGAGGAAGTGTAAAAAGTGGTGAAGACACAGTTGTGCCTTACCTATTCATGAACAACTGAGGAATGCTCAAAGACTGTCTACATGTTGGCCCACATGGTAAAAGAACCTAAAACCTGACCTGTGTACCCCTGTGCTCACATTTCCAAACAGAGAGAGTGTAGGCAGCAGGATGATCACAGTTTCCTAAATGTGAATTAGGAAGCTCCTGGGAACAGAGTGGGAAAGGGATGGTACTGAATCTAAGCATATCATAGGTTTCATTGTAGGTTTAAGCAAGAGAGGTGTCTCacagatttaaagaaaagaggACTCCTTTCTGTGAAGGCATCTTGAGGATGTAAAAACGTAATGAAACGTGAGTTGTCCAACAGAAGGGCTGTGAAATATTCCCTAACTCATTAGCAGAATCCTGGAGGGGTGTCAGAGAGTTTTAAAAGACTCCTGGAAGGGTGTCAGAGACTCCTTAATGAAGTGCTATGTTGACGCAGccttgtttcttttatctctgtACAGTTGGGCCCATTTAAACCTATCTCTCAGGGGCTTTGGAAAATTAGCTAAAACAGAGTAAAAGGATTTAAGCTCTGGATATTTTGAGTAACAGCCTAACTGTCACTAAAGGATGTGCAGATAGTTTTAAAGACACGTTCAGCCTCTcaatgcagagctgcaggtatCAGACTTTAGTAGCTGGACTTTCTCTAAAGCAGCACATGACAATTTGAGGATAACTTACAGTCAGAGTGGAACAAAGAGCAGGGAAGTTCATTAGCATGTAGTGGAGAACATGCCTGAACCATAACAGACTTTGTGCCACCCATTAAGAACTGTAGTAACAATCTTCTATATTGTTACTAATTCCTAGAGCAGTGAAAGGAAGCAGCCTTGTGTAAGGCACTGTGCCACACTCTCTGTGGTCACCTTGGTGCCTGGCCAGTCACTTGGTAAGCCAGTTCAACTTGCTGAAACAATGAAGAACCGACCCAGCAAGGGAAAGCTGATAACTCTCTGGGGGTTTATACACAGAGGTTTGGTTTGAAACAGCTTACTGTGTGACCAGGTGAACAGCCTTGCTAGTGCAAGGAAAATACCTGGAATTGGAGAGTGTGCAAGAAAGTAGGGATGCTGGAGCATTGGTTTTCTTTGTCCCACAGTGGTAAAAGATTCTGTCAAATTGATCAATCTCGTGAAAATTACAGTTCTGCGCCACGTTATGCCATGATGCCCACATCCCAACTCCTGCAAAAAGCTGGCATTTTGGCAAATAAGGGAAGCAGTTggaagtttttctgttttgctttgggaGGGTTTAAGCATGGGGGTAGTGTCTTTAGGAAGCATTTTAGTCAAAGACCACTTTTAGTCCATCCtcaaacagaagagaaaggtctgctttctttaaaacaaattgtGAAGCAGAATAGATAATGTGGGAGAGAATTCCATAAAAGTATCTCCACAGGTTGTTCCACTGtcttcacactgacagagagagGAGGTCAGATCTCCCAGAGGAGTCAAGCCCAACGCTGTAGGATGGGTAGCTTTGAGAGCAAAATCAGTATAGACCGCGGGGGCAGTGTGAACTAAGTGCTGCTACATGTTGCAAAGTAGAGTTAATTAGTATCACAGCAAGCCTGCCCTAATGTTTTCTATAGAATAtacaaagaaactaattttcttgctgttttgaTGCAGTGATAGTTTCTATGGCAACAGCTTTACTACTACTTTATATCAACAGTATATATAGGAAACAGCTGTCATGAACATTAAACATACTTTTTCTCAAGCGTGAAAAAAGAACAAGCCTACATTTTGGACAGTGTTGTTAGCCTTGATTATGCCTGAGCAAACAGTGACACACTCATTCAGACATATATGtgcatttattgttttaaaagttGGTGGTTCATTGAAATTTTAGCAGTCAATAATAAATTACACTTCTATCTGATGGATGACTCTGCAGCTAAAATGTGAAGAAAGGTTGAAAGGAAATATGGCTGACCTAATTCTTGTTTTCTATCTCCAGGAAGCCTTGGAATCATGCCAGACCCGGGTTTCCAAACTGGAGCTGCATCAGCAGGAACAGCAAGCACAGCAGTCTGAAACAGTTAATGCCAAAGTGCTCCTGGGGAAGTGTATAAATGTTATCCTGGCCTTCATGACTGTCATCTTAGTCTGTGTTTCTACTATTGCAAAGTTCATTGCTCCTATGATGAAGAGCCGCTTTCATATCATCTGCACTTTCTTTGCAGTGACACTGCTGGCAATATTTTGTAAAAACTGGGATCATATCATTTGTGCTATAGAAAGAATGATTATACCAAGATGAAGTTATTGGACTGGCTGgtcttttctttgttcttttttttcctttctttttcccttttttcttctcctccctgTTTTTTAAGCACTGTGTGTATACAAATTCTGgtgtaaatatataaaagtaTACTTGTTGGCAGTCAGTTGCCTGTTCAATCTGATTTTGTCTAACTGGCTGTATCTGTGATGAACTGCTCACTTAAGTCAGTCTTCTGCCTTAATCCAAAAGATTTTCCACTTTCCAAACCCATACCCATAAAAGATGGTATGATGGTCTGGGAGGGATCCCAGCAACTGCAAGTGTCAGGTGTGCTTTTTACTAGGCTGGA
This window contains:
- the TMCC3 gene encoding transmembrane and coiled-coil domain protein 3 isoform X1 is translated as MPGSDTALAVDRTYSDPERHRRRKTRVERHDMNTLSLPLNIRRGGSDTNLNFDVPDGVLEFHKVKLNADSLKQKILKVTEQIKVEQTARDGNVAEYLKLVNSADKQQAGRIKQVFEKKNQKSAHSIAQLQKKLEQYHKKLKDIEQNGSSKATKDTSKDNLKDVQHGKSRSTGHGAESSKSGVPGVSLTPPVFVFSKSREFANLIRNKFGSADNIAHLKNTLDEFRPETSSRTYGGSATIVAKPKYVSDDECSSGTSGSADSNGNTSFSPAVANTLDSQGKLSMILEELREIKETQSQLADDIENLKTQFKRDYAFISQMLQEERFRYERLEDQLNDLTDLHQHETANLKQELASIEEKVAYQAYERSRDVQEALESCQTRVSKLELHQQEQQAQQSETVNAKVLLGKCINVILAFMTVILVCVSTIAKFIAPMMKSRFHIICTFFAVTLLAIFCKNWDHIICAIERMIIPR
- the TMCC3 gene encoding transmembrane and coiled-coil domain protein 3 isoform X2, which encodes MLRKVERHDMNTLSLPLNIRRGGSDTNLNFDVPDGVLEFHKVKLNADSLKQKILKVTEQIKVEQTARDGNVAEYLKLVNSADKQQAGRIKQVFEKKNQKSAHSIAQLQKKLEQYHKKLKDIEQNGSSKATKDTSKDNLKDVQHGKSRSTGHGAESSKSGVPGVSLTPPVFVFSKSREFANLIRNKFGSADNIAHLKNTLDEFRPETSSRTYGGSATIVAKPKYVSDDECSSGTSGSADSNGNTSFSPAVANTLDSQGKLSMILEELREIKETQSQLADDIENLKTQFKRDYAFISQMLQEERFRYERLEDQLNDLTDLHQHETANLKQELASIEEKVAYQAYERSRDVQEALESCQTRVSKLELHQQEQQAQQSETVNAKVLLGKCINVILAFMTVILVCVSTIAKFIAPMMKSRFHIICTFFAVTLLAIFCKNWDHIICAIERMIIPR